ACCCATCAAGATTTTGCCTTCAATTCTTCTCTGAAAGCTCTTCCTTCCTCGGTTGGTACTGCCATGTAGTTTCTTTATAATGACAAAATCCATGGGGACCGCTGTTCTTACAGAAGAGATTTTGAGCTCAATGATCTATCATGCAAAGGAGAAAACAATGATTGGCATCAAATTTTGCTAACACAGCCCAGAAATATAataatcatcaaaacaatcaaaccatatttataaatttttgtttcacCATAATTACAAACAGAAAACCTCAAATTTTATATTTCAGACTCAAAGCGACTGTGATGAGTGTGGAAGATAATGGTGATAGCAgcctattttccctttttctatGGAGCAGGGAAAATGAGGATCGGGAATTACAAAGCCCTAATACCAGATCATATGAcagaaacaaataaatacaaTCCCATTAAGGGCAGACATACAAACACCAGATGTAATGTGTTACTAATAACAATTAGATTTACAGTAGACACGAAGATCATAAAACATAAACAGGTACCCCTATGGAAATGCCAGCCATCAGTGCCCCTCTCCAGATGGTCTTACCCTTTTTGTCTCTGCTCTTTCTTTTCGTAGTAAAAGTTACACCTTAAGTGGGCAAAGATGTTTGAAGATGACTCCGTCTCTCTCATTCTCGACCATTTCAGGTGATCTTCAATCAGAACAGAATCAAAATTTCCCCATGATGAGAGGCTGTAGTTGTAACAGCAAGACGCTGATCCTTAAATGGCATCAGAAGCCTTTGTACTTATATCTATCCAAATGGATTTCctccaagggaagaaaaagaattcGGCGTAGCAGGTTGTGAGTATCTGCCAGGTAGTTGCTGATCCATATTCAAGCTCCCAGAAGAAGCTCCATCGTTGCCAAAACCCCCAGATCCTTGGTATCTGTGATATAAGACAGAAATTTATCTTGCCGAGGGATCTCATGAAAAGACAACTAAAATCATTGAGAATAATAAACTTTTCTGTTCTAATTATCGAAGCAGTGTCTATCCTTCCTAACAGAATAGATAATACCAGTGGTTAAATCAATTATGGGTGAGCAAACTGGCTCAAGCCAGTAAGCTTACGATCAAATTACATGGTGGAAAATGGTATCCAGGACTATTTACGTAAATACATGGGCAGTAATTCAATTAATCTAATACCGCTATACACTTTCTGTTCATGAATTTGATGAAGTGAAACACTCACGGATTAAGGCCATGAAGTgatcattttattatcttaaggTTGGAGATCTAATCACTAAAGATAGGAGAACTAATCACTAAATATACACAAAATTTTAACAATGCTATAATGGTACTTTTTTGCTTGAAATTACCACCTTTTATTATGACTGACGAGCctgaaagaagcaaggatttCAGCGTTCATAACCGCTTATCCTAAAAGCTAGAACTGATGTGGTTGAAATCTCTTATTCAGGAGTTGGGTTTTTCAGTCACTAAACCTATGGAGATGTATTGTGATAATCAACCTGCTATTTATATTTCTAGTGATTCGGTTTTCCAAGAGCTAACTAAACACATTGAGATCAACCGCCATTTTGTGAGGGAAGTTGTTATAAAGAAATAGTTTCTGTTTCTACTCCATTTGTTCACTCTGGCAATCAACTTAGCGATATGTTCACCAAGGCGTTGTCCAGGCCTCCATTACTTAGTGGGTGCTCCAAGATAGGCATGGGAGATATATAAGTTCCAGTTTGAGAGGGAGTGTTTAACATTAATACCATAGGGGTTTTATATTATGTTTTCCATATTAGCTGGGTTAAGTTGTAATTATGTTTAGTTGTCCTTTCTCATTGAGTCATTATCCCTTATTACTTCTTCAAGTCAAGGCCTATAAAACCCATTAATGGACCAAATAAAGTCTTTCTAAGCTCAATTGAACAATTTTAAGTGCATCATAACCCCATCCTTCAGCCATCCTATTCATTATCTTGGGCAACCGAGTTGGCTAGTTCTCAATATTTACAACTCATAAGGTTCAAAGCCAACTAGTTGATGTTTTAACTCCATGGTCATTATTGCACCAATTCAGTAGTTCTTAATGCTACAGCAATTGCTtgagtccccccccccccattatttgagttttattttatGGTAATGTAACAGAGGGTACCCAACCCCATGATATGCACACGTAAACCTTATAATAAATCATCTTCAAGCTAGGACCTGTTCCAAGCTGAATAAGAAAACCATGTAGTTATTATTCAACAATTATCTCTCCATGCACCTTTAGAAATTGGTATACTTCTCCCACACAGAAGACAGGGTTCTGCgtgtgcatgtgcatgtgcaCACACACGTCTGTGCATGCATCTGTTGGCATAATACACGCATGCGTGTGCAagcatctatatatatatatatatatacatattcagatatacatatatatatatgtacatatataatatttcaCTCATTCCATGAATTTTGAAGCCCTGAGGTCACATTATTATCAGAACTTAATCCttttaaaaaggaaatagaaTACAAAGGCTAAAGAAGGTACCCAAAGGGATGCATATTACTGGATGCCTGTTGCCCCATGTATGCACCTGCCATTATTCAACAATTATAAGCGAAACAGTCACAGGAGATGAGGAAACCAGaagacaagatttttttttttttttttttaaggttagtAGAGTTGCGATCCTACTTGGAGACATTGCTGATGCATAAGATGGCAACTGGGGATGCAGGGCTGACGCATACGATGGGGATTGTGGATGCATCCACCTTGATGATGGGGCTCCAAGGCTAGAAGTACGCAATAAGCCCGTTGGTCTCGCCACATTTGGTAGCGCTCCTTGCAGTGATGCCATAGAAGGAAACTACatcataagaagaaaaaaaaaaatttatgcaaGGCTAAACAAATTTCACTGCCTCAAGGTGTTTTAAGGGTTGAAACTTGGAAGGCTTAAATACATCAAAGAATCCCAACACATAGCAGTCATCTTGCCTTATTAATTAGTTGGAAAATATATAAAGATATGTACAAAACTGGAAAGACAACCAGGTAGGAACTTTCTCAATGAAAGTTTAAAGCCATCAAACAAGTTTCTCTGTACCCAACAACCCTGTGCTGGTCTATGGTACCAGAATGCGGGTGCAGGTGTCAGAGACTTGGTGTTAAACTTGGTCTCAACAAATCCCGATAACTAGAATTCAGGGACTtgagacatatatatatatatatatatattttttaatatttcaatttttatgaTAAGAATTTTTGGCgttataaaaataattttataacttgctgggctgtgcctctttcctcttatttttattgtcctactctcatttttctttcacgtctctcatctttccatctcttccttttccctttttctgtttggacatttttttattttgtttggtatggatccatgtagccgacctcagtaagttgggataaggctgagtttgtcattgtataaaaataattttataactAATAGATTTTATCAATATTTGTTACTAGACTGCAAAATAGGTTTTTATAGTCACGGTCCATAGGTTTTCCGCGGACCAAGGGTGAGTCTCTACTCTTGACAGAGAAGAAGCTCCCAGACTTGGAGCCTGAGATGTGAGAGTCATCAATGGAGAGGAAGTGCCTCCGCCCTGGTGTGTGAGATTCTTTAGCAATGGATGtcaaaaaagtaataataaaaataaataaataaataaaaataaaacgcCCCCCACCCCTCACCCTCCCCCATCTCCCCTCCTACTTCTTCTCGAAAACGCCTCATCCacctcctctttcttcctcaAACTTCTTTTGTCTTCAGCTCAAAtctgatgcagttgggtgatggattaAGAAGAAATACCTTTGATTGGTTTCCTTATTTACTCCCTTTTTTAGGCTTAGAATTTGTTTGGCAGTTCTCTTATTTGATGAGGTTTTATTTCTATCCTAGtttagatgcaatatttgttcCAGTTTTAATTAAGAAAGTAGGTTTATTTTCAAATCTTTAAATAGTGTTCCTGTACCCAGCagagaatggaattttttttgaatgaattgattaagttttttttggttttgagccATGGATGCCGACAGGCCTGCAACTCCCTCCATCCCCctttgatcttcttcccttccctgaccttcttctcttctttctcttttcattctcttctttttttactgTTTCTGCTGTACTTCCCTTGCTGGAATCCCATAGTTTAATTCCCTGCAACCCTGCTGGGTGGTATTATTGGTTGAAGAAGGCAGACTGACGAGACCTTTCTCCCAAGCTGATGAACCAGAGATCGTGGGTAAGGTTGCTATACATAGGCGATTCAAACCCTAAAGCATCACCTCCAAAACTTTGTTCTGCTGTGAGAAATCGatctcagattcagatctggttcttgCTTGCCGCCTAAAGAAGTTCAGACTTGTTTTCCTCATTGAAGCTTGCAGTTGATCTCAACGAGACTTGGAGTAGATTATCTGCTTGAAATATCAGACCAAACCGAGAAGTATCAAAGgagttcttcctttttttttcgtttCCCTGGTTCTACTGCTCTGTTCTTCTTGGccgaaggttgaagacaacctccaCCTGAATCGTGGCTTGCCTTTTTTCTAAGAGGTACCTTTTTCTTTGGCTATTATTATCTTTTGTCCTTTGAgtttccaaaatacccctactttttcccctttctaCCTCCAACCTTCGCAATAATTTTGCTTCTTAATTTATCCCTTCATAATAATTCCTAATTCCCTACATATCCCATCATTTACTTGAACCTTCATTTATCCTtttaagattcttttttatttacaagtctgccaccCTATTACAAGAGTCCTAATATTTACAGTTCTGCCATTCTATTATTGGGTTGAGTTATTTGGTGATTGGGTGGgcccctaagcgatccgatttcagtctttGAAACCCGGATCCCCATCAAAATCTGCAGTTCCTGTTCAGcttttgccttttattttccatgtTATTCCATGTTAAAAGGACCTGGCAGAGGCCCAAGTCAGTGGCGCACCCATGGCAAAATCCATGTCCATACATATGTTTACACTTAACACACAATTCAACAGACCAACCAATGAAtctaagtaacataggtgatggtATATAAAATGTATCCTTTCCAACGATAGCAAGTAACAATTTTCAGATTTACCTTCCAAAATCTAGTATGACATTCCATTTGAAATTCTCTCTATTATAAAGCATCCCACAATTCATGGCAGGCAAGTTccgaaaatattttgaaattaagaGCAGAACAATATCAATAAACTTAAACAAAATATCTATACCTATGCTTTGAAATACACAATAAAATtcacctttcttttcttcttcaaacaagaaaacaaattcaCAGAAAACCATTACAAAAACATTCTAAGCTGCCAAGGGGACATCATAAGCATGATCTTCTTAGATGATGTTGATATACTTGTCTTATGGAACAATAAATGGAGTAACCGTAATGAATCAAGCAAGGAAATcaattcaaataaaatattgtAGACATACCGTTGGGGCCTGAACTAAACTTGGTTCAGTGTTGAGATCAAACGGGTTGTTTGATTTTACTGAATGGGGAAAGGCAGACATTGGCTGTCACAGATAATCCCACATTTCAGATTAGTAACTACCCTATGGCTATGCAGATGTCACACAGAACCAACAAATTCAACACAATCATCGATGTCAAGGTGAAATACCACTGCAGCAGGATATTGCATGCCAAATCCCATTCCACGAGGTGGACCAGTTTGCCAACCTGGAACCGCAGGAGCTAATGAATAGGCTGAGGTGAACAGGTCCTGTAGAAGATTGAAAGTGttatttcaaaaagaaaaattttaagagAACCCACAGAACAACAAAAGGGATAACTAGATTGTATCCCTCATGACCATGAAagggactccccaaggaacaggctcattgaaGAATCCTAGGGTCTCCCCTTCTCTATTTTACTCCCACcaaacccccccacccccttagGTGTTTGTTGCTCTTTAGCTTTGCTGTATTTTCTCCCCCCTGGAGCATGTAcattcccacccccccccccctttttttttctttcttccgcTTTGGTAATGgatttattattcacccaaaaaaaaccaCAAGGGAAAACTAATACCTCTGGAAGAGCGTTTCTTCCACTAGATTTTGCTTCCACAGGGACAGGTTGTGATGCAACTCCAGAACTGGCAGCCTGGACGAGCTTTGTTTGAGATGGTTGCATAGTTGGAGTGCTCAAAGATCCGAGCGCATTTGGTGTAAGTGAATAACCCCATGGCtgcaccaaaaaataaaacagagaaCAGAAAAGCACATAAGAGAACAGCATAAATGACAATTActatacaacaacaaactcaaccttatcccaacttaatagggtcaGCTTCATGAATCCATGCAAAAACAAAATAGcagaaatgaaagtaaaaaaggaaagaaacctCGCCCCACCATGTCAGGAAAATCGCAGCtagatggggtcggctacatggacccttgccctccaattggccttatttgaggtcatacttgggacaagataTAGCCTATGCATAccattcctcactacttctcctatagtcattttaggcttggccctagttcttttagctccttcaatcaaaatcatatcactcctccttactgagGCATCCTCAAACCTCTGTTGGACATggtcaaatgactttctcgaaGCTTCTCATTGATTGGggtaactcccaaatcagccctaatatgttcattccttactttatccttcctatttttgtcacacatccatcttaacatcctcatctctgctacacacagcttctctatatgacacttcttaactgcctaaCATTCCGCCCCATACGTCATAGCCAGTTGTACAACAGTCATATAGaatttcccttaagctttaaaggaataagTCGGTCACAAAAAAACTCCGGACGCACCTCCCCACTTCacccatcccactttaattctctgtgaaatcccctatgtcaccttctttatttatggttgaccccaaatatctaaaataattactttgtgctctctctctctctctctctctctctctctctctctctcaattttcaccatatcatTGTCCATCATAGcatgactaaagttacacatcagaTACTCCGTCTtcaatctactaatcttaaaagctcttgtttccaaggttgatctccatagttccaactttacattaatccctgcttttgtctcatccaccaaaacgatATCAACGGCGAAGAGCACAAACCACTGGATCTCGTATTGGATgctcttggttaaatcatccatgataagcacaaatAAATAAGGGCTCAAGGTTGACCCTGATGTAATCAAATcgtaattgaaatttttttgcctTGGCCTCCCACATATCTTACCTTAGTCTCCACGCCTTGATACAAATCTTtcattatatccacatatttactcgacaCCCCTCTCTTCACTATAACATGccagattaaatctctagggattctatcataggctttttctaggtcaataaagaccatatggagatctttCTTGCAGGTTTTATATCTCTCCATGAGCTTCCTTAGTAGGTAAATAGTTCTTGTCGTGGATCTACCTAACATAAAATCGAATTGGTTCTCCGAGATACGAGTCCTCTTCTCAAACGGGCTTCAATAAcattctcccataatttcatagtatgactcattagtttatgcttctatagttattgcaaatttgaatatcacctttatttttacaTATCGGAATTATAATGTTTCtccattcatctggcattttTCTTGTGTTCATAATCTCGTTAAACAGATTGGTTAACCAAGATATCCCACACACTCCTAGGCTCTTCCACAATTCTATTGGAACCTCTTATGGCCTTGGTgtcttgcctactttcatctttcttaagtcTTTTTTAACTTCCCCCATTCCAACCTTTCGTATATATCTATGACGTGTGGGTCTTCATGCATAATGCAATCTTTCAAGTCATTCCTACTCGAACTATCTCTGTTTAGTAGGCCTCATCCCTTATCAACACTCTTCCATCATCACTTTTGATACATCTCATATGGCTGAAATCactactcttcctttctctcattttaccCATCTTATAAAtagtttttccctttcttttgtgTTTAGATTAATATATAGGtcttcatatttcttcgccCTAGCTATCCCCACAATCTTCGTAGCCTCGTTTCTGGAAAAATTATCCGCTTTTTATCTTCTGTCTCTTTAGTTTTTTATCATGtcttaaaactagctttcttTATCTTAATGGCTGCCTACGAGCCTGACAACTACCCTTTGCTTCCCCTAGGACTTATTTGGAAACCCTCTTAATATAAATCATCATCTCTTTctataaaacaaaacaataataatagaaaggggggggggggaacaaatAACATTGCTTACTTGAATATTTGAAACTCCAACACCTGAAGGAGTGAGCTGCAACATGGAAATGTCCACAAGAAAAGAAGTTATACAGCTACAACTATAACACaacaaataacaataataaaaaggCTGCATCATGTGTCTTACCTGATTAGTTGGAATTCCACCAACTGTAGGAGTGAGCTGCAACAGAAAAGCACATAAGGATACTACTTACAATTACAACTATGACCAAAAGACACCATAGTAACAGaaacaataatataaaaattcatcaCATATCTTACTTGGTTATTTGGAGCTCTGGTAACTGGATTGACCTGCAGGACAGAAATGCGCATAAGCAACAACTTATACTACAATTGTAAGAACAAGAATAGTAGCAAAGGTTCTATCAACGGATCTGATGCAGATAAAATACAATTGGGTTTATTTTAATAGAAATCAGCTCTGGGTTGGgcaatgtatgtgttgggcctttgatccaatgtgttttcattgtaatgggccactttaatgagcatATAATATGGGTAGAAACTAGACCTAAAAAATTAGTTTAAATAAGtgttttcatttattaattttatttgtaattaaatattttgGTTTAGGCTGGATTATGATTCTATAAGTCTggtcctgttttgagtcagtttcctagtcagtttataTTAACtttattagttaaggattgatTTAGGCCTGTCCTTTTTAGTGTAAGTTTGTTAGGGGTCCAGCCttgtacacgaatttgattaatgaaattttggcttgagccttAACTTAATTTTGTGAGGTTCAGATTTGATGCCAGACGTAGTGTTATGTTTGTGGGAAGCAAATAGTGGCTGGTGGGATTCCAGTTGAAGCTAGGTGAGATGCTTAGCCAtaacttattcttcttcttcgttcttccTTCTCCATCAATACTAAAGTACTgttcttaattaatttttggtATCCCCATATATTAAAACCCTTCTATTTTAGTCTTGATATCAGATTCATCAACCGCAGGCCATTCTAAGTCTGCCCATGGTTTTAGTTTTCAGATCAGAAGTCAGTTAAAACAGTCCCATAAATCTGGAACTCTTCCCATCATTATTTGATCCAAACTGTgttatcatcaacaaaagcccttcaaaatCTGATCTGTTTCATTTATACACTAACTGTTGTTGACTCCATCgatcttagggttttgggtttcctatCTGAAGGAGGAAACTGCCATAACTTGATCTGGCTACCTTTTAAGGAGTCGTTTCTGAATATTTTGTTAACTTCATATCAGAAGATTATATCCATCTGAGCTGTTGGTCTACCATTATCAAGTTTTCTTCAATTCCAGTCACTTTTATCTCACTGTGATTCTGGTTTAATCTAAGTTTCTGAATCCTAGTTCCTTGGGGTTCAAGAAACCAATCAGGGTCATCTAGAGAAACTTCTCTATCTGGATCAAAAACCTACCACAAGGCAGCTCAGTTGGTGCTTAAGTTTTGTGCACAAATAGCCCCCCCaccacccaccccacccaaaaaaaaaaaaaaaaaaaaccaaatcatcctccactcGTGGTAAGTTTCAGCAAAAATAGAGTTTTCCACAGCAATAAAAATGGCTGAAAAGTCATTGAACAAAGATGAAAAGAGATTGCTGGACAACCGGACAATTAATGATACAAGAGGAAAGTTTCAATGCATTATGAGTCACACAGTTTAATTAAGCCACCAAATTCAGCACATGCTCAATGATGTGGGTCTCCTATCCATTGAGAGAATGGCCACATCAACCTTCCATGTGGCTTAAATAGGTAAGACCACGTAGAGAAGTTTCTCTAATTGTGTACCACTTAGAAAACCTTTTCCCCATTAGCAATGATAatggcagtggtggtggtggtggtggtgatgattcTAACAACAATAacattagaagaaaaaagaaaagccaCATTATATCTTACTTGATTACTTGGAGCTCCGCTAACTGAAGGAGTGGCCTGCTGTGCAGTAGATTGACTATCTGAGGTAGTAAATAGAGAATGCTGATGATGTTGCTGCCCCGTTGGCCACTGCCCCCCATTGGTTACCTTGGTAAAGGAATCACCACTAGTTGACATCATGCCTCCATCTGCAGCTGTTGGAGCAGTGCCACGAACAGAAAACATTGACATGTTGCCCGAGAGTGCAACTGCAGGAGCACCACCAACATGTGATGTTGAGATGCCTAAAGGAGCAGCCGCAGGACCAGCACTAGGTGGTAATGTTGACACATTGCTAACAGGTATAGTTGCCGCTCCAATACTAACAGGAGTTGTTGAAATATTGTCGACATGTGGAACTGCTGGAGAAGACAATTGGTACAATATAGATTCCAGAGTGTTCACATTTGAATGAGCCTGAGATAACTTTTCTTGTGAAGCAAGATCAAAAGAAGCCCAATTGTTGCTATCAGTGGATGAACTTGTTGCTGTATGTGGAACTGACGGATTtgcaggtggtggtggtgttggttgTGCTTGTGGTGCAGCTGGAGTCACAGAAGGTTCAGGATCAGCATTGAAGTCAATCAAGCTTCCAGAATTTGCCCTCTTGAGTTCCACTGAATTTCCATCAAGGGATCCCAAGCTACTTGAAGATGCAGTTCTCTGCAATAATAATGTAGTCTGGTTAAAATTGGGACTAGCTTTAGTAATAGTTTGGGTTGGGCCTAACTTTTTGGCATTTTTAATTGTAATGGGCTGAAATAGAGAGATTAAATGTAACAGGAAGGGGCAAGAAAATTAGTTTTTCAATTAAGCATTAGTTAGTTTTGGGTCCATGTATAGAGTCCAAGTTTAGAAAATTATCTTAGCTGTCCAAGAGTCCTATTATTTGACACACTAAGCAAGTATGAGTtttattttgagtttgtttATAATATttagaataaaagagtgattagATTCCTTAATAGAGAAGTTCTTTGATTTactttgaaattttttctataaatagaCTTAACCAACCCCTCTTCcgataaaattgaataaaatatttgaatttgagaTTGTTAACTACCTTGCATAGCTGTTGTGTAACTCGGCtgttcttttctcttccttctctctcttaaagtaatctctctctcccttctttctcctatttttccTCTTCATTCTTTGGACTACAAATCAGATTCTCTCATCTCATGCAACTCGGCtgttcttttctcttccttctctctaaCGGTAATAtctctcccctctttctctcctattAGTCCTCTTCATTCTTTGAACCACATATCAgatttgctctctctctctctctctctctctctcctcgctTCTCCTCCATCGATTCTATCTTCCAGACAAGATTTGTTAATTTTTCTGTCTACCATCAACCACCCTCTCTTAATTCCACCTCATCGACCTCAACTATTACTATAATTTTATTCATGATTTTTATCTTGGACACCAATTATAGAGATTTGTAATTATTCCCATAAAATCTGATTGTTAGATCTGAGATCAGATCTGAACAATCGTAACCATCAGATTGGAATCTTTTCCTCCCATCTCTTAAATGAGCTCATCACTTGCAGATTGATATAATTTGATCTGCATCAAGAACCCTTTGAAGAATAAGTAAACTTTCACTCTGGTAATAGTCTAATAGAGACCAGTAGACAGATTCTCAAATCTAGCATACAATAACTTAAGCCAACAAGATTCTTGATAAACAGGCAATCTCAAGTATTACAGAAAATTTGTTAAAACTAAGGAAATAGCTTCTAATACTGTGACATAAGTAACTTAATAGCTCGACTCAAAATATTGCAGGGGTGTAAAAGCAGAAATACAGTTTGCATCAAAATCAGTTCAAATCTCTGAATTTAAGATTGACATCCCATCTAGTATCTCACCAAAAACTCTCCTCTTCTGATCTCATCCAAAATCCTATACCAAAGCTAAAAGTATTGTTCTTCACAGAATCCTTGCACTTTCACCAAAAGAGATAAAACTTCACCATCACTATATAATTCTTAGGCCACAAATACTAATTGATCGAAATACTACAAGACTTCACTGCAAGAAACTTTGAACCCAAAGGGTCGATGCCCCAAACCCTTACTCAGATAAAGAGCATCCCTTCAAgccttctttctccctcttgaAACCTTACTACAATGCTATTTTGGGCACCCTCTACTTCAGGAGCTtaagcccccccccccaaaaaaaaaaaaaagaagccccAACAGTATATGAGCCACACTTTTTTTCCAAgcaacaaaaaatatttcatttatggaaaaaTAAGTGGGTCAAAACCAGTACACGACCATGAAGGAACCACAAAATTTAATGCATAGTCCATATATTTATGccatttctcattctttttcattgtgTTCAAGAAGGTTGTCTCATGATCCTAATTCACACTTCCAGAAAATGATTACATCTAACATCTTTGCAGAACGGCCACAATCCAATTTTTCCAATGAAAACTGGAGATTGGAGCAGATATCCGCGTCTGCAGCAGGTCTAAACTAGAATTGGTATAATGTACCACACCTAGGAAGCCTATAAAAAAGTGCAGAAATGCAGATTTTAAACTTCAAATACCAGTAGAGAAACTTAGCGACTGAAACTTGCTTTGAAGCAAaagcaaaaaattaaaaataagaagaatagCATGTCCTTAGTGTTGGAAAATTTATTTCAAACCATCTAAAGCAAATAGATTTAACAATATAAAAGTAAACTAAAATCAGAATGCAAAGATCAACTAAGAATACAACTAGGTTATATGTTTTTCAAAGTAAGAACATAGGCAATATCAATATAAGCATCACTACGAAGTTTTCAGCTACAAACTCCGATCCCACTGCTTTAAGCAAGTCCTATCACAAGGCTGTTGGAAATAGATCTGAGTGAGTTGCACTCCAAAAGGTTGTAATACCAAAAAACGAAATCTAGTCACAATTTATCAGATAACCCATATTACTCAGAAGGAAAAAGGCTCTGGCATACAGAGCTTGGGCCTTGCTGACCCAGGGCATATATGCAATCACATTATATCTCCGATTATTGAAGCAGAACACAAATATTaaactttcaagtttcaaagaGATAGAAAAGAACTTATGACAATGCAGTGGCTTCTGGAGATGGGACTCATGCTCAACAGGTAACTAGAAATGGTGGAGGTCTCAAGATGTTCATGATTCCAAA
This genomic stretch from Macadamia integrifolia cultivar HAES 741 chromosome 2, SCU_Mint_v3, whole genome shotgun sequence harbors:
- the LOC122066308 gene encoding mucin-17-like isoform X2; this translates as MAKFTSQEVSALQGGGNERAREIYFKEWDPQRHFQPDSSNVERLRDFIRHVYVDRRYTGERSIDKPPRVKMGDREDPYENKRIDTYRGGSRSPPYEDAYERRYGERYGSGSRNDDRNFRNSYDEKRSPGYDQQSQRHGEYRRSPARFEVVDDRFRDDRLPSRRSEDHRLSDGEFRLEGKSPNHQKDLDASSPPMVRPVRDILGEDVPPLRVGDPPKENVKKVVDGSARTTQRTASSSSLGSLDGNSVELKRANSGSLIDFNADPEPSVTPAAPQAQPTPPPPANPSVPHTATSSSTDSNNWASFDLASQEKLSQAHSNVNTLESILYQLSSPAVPHVDNISTTPVSIGAATIPVSNVSTLPPSAGPAAAPLGISTSHVGGAPAVALSGNMSMFSVRGTAPTAADGGMMSTSGDSFTKVTNGGQWPTGQQHHQHSLFTTSDSQSTAQQATPSVSGAPSNQVNPVTRAPNNQLTPTVGGIPTNQLTPSGVGVSNIQPWGYSLTPNALGSLSTPTMQPSQTKLVQAASSGVASQPVPVEAKSSGRNALPEDLFTSAYSLAPAVPGWQTGPPRGMGFGMQYPAAVPMSAFPHSVKSNNPFDLNTEPSLVQAPTFPSMASLQGALPNVARPTGLLRTSSLGAPSSRWMHPQSPSYASALHPQLPSYASAMSPSAYMGQQASSNMHPFGYQGSGGFGNDGASSGSLNMDQQLPGRYSQPATPNSFSSLGGNPFG
- the LOC122066308 gene encoding mucin-17-like isoform X1 yields the protein MGSRVKEDEKNEKIIRGLLKLPANRRCMNCNSLGPQYVCINFWTFICTTCSGIHREYTHRVKSVSMAKFTSQEVSALQGGGNERAREIYFKEWDPQRHFQPDSSNVERLRDFIRHVYVDRRYTGERSIDKPPRVKMGDREDPYENKRIDTYRGGSRSPPYEDAYERRYGERYGSGSRNDDRNFRNSYDEKRSPGYDQQSQRHGEYRRSPARFEVVDDRFRDDRLPSRRSEDHRLSDGEFRLEGKSPNHQKDLDASSPPMVRPVRDILGEDVPPLRVGDPPKENVKKVVDGSARTTQRTASSSSLGSLDGNSVELKRANSGSLIDFNADPEPSVTPAAPQAQPTPPPPANPSVPHTATSSSTDSNNWASFDLASQEKLSQAHSNVNTLESILYQLSSPAVPHVDNISTTPVSIGAATIPVSNVSTLPPSAGPAAAPLGISTSHVGGAPAVALSGNMSMFSVRGTAPTAADGGMMSTSGDSFTKVTNGGQWPTGQQHHQHSLFTTSDSQSTAQQATPSVSGAPSNQVNPVTRAPNNQLTPTVGGIPTNQLTPSGVGVSNIQPWGYSLTPNALGSLSTPTMQPSQTKLVQAASSGVASQPVPVEAKSSGRNALPEDLFTSAYSLAPAVPGWQTGPPRGMGFGMQYPAAVPMSAFPHSVKSNNPFDLNTEPSLVQAPTFPSMASLQGALPNVARPTGLLRTSSLGAPSSRWMHPQSPSYASALHPQLPSYASAMSPSAYMGQQASSNMHPFGYQGSGGFGNDGASSGSLNMDQQLPGRYSQPATPNSFSSLGGNPFG